From a single Rosa rugosa chromosome 7, drRosRugo1.1, whole genome shotgun sequence genomic region:
- the LOC133722534 gene encoding uncharacterized protein LOC133722534 yields the protein MAAIYSLYIINKSGGLIFYKDYGSAGRMDTNDSLRLASLWHSMHAISQQLSPVSGCAGIELLQADTFDLHCFQSLTGTKFFVVSEPGTQHMEGLLKHIYELYTDYVLKNPFYEMEMPIRCELFDMNLTQAIQKDRVALLAR from the exons ATGGCAGCGATTTACAGCCTCTACATCATCAACAAATCAGGCGGCTTGATCTTCTACAAG gactATGGATCGGCGGGAAGGATGGACACTAATGATAGCTTGAGGCTTGCAAGCTTGTGGCACTCAATGCACGCCATTTCTCAGCAATTGTCTCCGGTTTCCGGTTGCGCCGGCATCGAGCTTCTCCAAGCTGATACCTTTGATCTTCATTGCTTCCAGTCACTTACCG GGACAAAGTTCTTTGTTGTCAGTGAGCCTGGTACGCAGCACATGGAAGGTCTCTTGAAACACATCTATGAGCTGTACACTGATTATGTCTTGAAGAACCCTTTCTATGAGATGGAGATGCCTATACGGTGCGAGCTCTTTGATATGAACCTAACACAGGCAATACAAAAGGATCGTGTTGCCTTGTTGGCCCGATGA